The proteins below come from a single Asanoa ferruginea genomic window:
- the pstB gene encoding phosphate ABC transporter ATP-binding protein PstB has protein sequence MAKRVEATGVTAYYGSFKAIDNINLSVEPKTVTALIGPSGCGKSTFLRSINRMHEVLPGARVEGSLTVDDENIYDKDVDVTAVRRMIGMVFQRPNPFPTMSIFDNVVAGLKLNGVRRKSVLADAAEKALRSANLWDEVKDRLGKPGAGLSGGQQQRLCIARTIAVEPQVVLMDEPCSALDPISTLAIEDLMFKLKDRYTIIIVTHNMQQAARVSDRTAFFSIERTGDPGRLIEHDSTQKIFSNPSQKKTEDYITGRFG, from the coding sequence ATGGCCAAGCGTGTCGAAGCGACCGGGGTCACCGCCTACTACGGCTCGTTCAAGGCGATCGACAACATCAACCTGAGCGTCGAGCCGAAGACCGTGACCGCGCTGATCGGGCCGTCGGGCTGCGGCAAGTCGACGTTCCTGCGTTCGATCAACCGGATGCACGAGGTGCTGCCGGGTGCCCGGGTCGAGGGCAGCCTGACGGTCGACGACGAGAACATCTACGACAAGGATGTCGACGTCACCGCCGTACGCCGGATGATCGGCATGGTCTTCCAGCGTCCCAACCCGTTCCCGACTATGTCGATCTTCGACAACGTCGTCGCGGGTCTCAAGCTCAACGGGGTGCGGCGCAAGTCGGTCCTGGCGGACGCGGCCGAGAAGGCGCTGCGCTCGGCCAACCTGTGGGACGAGGTCAAGGACCGGCTCGGCAAGCCCGGCGCGGGCCTGTCGGGTGGTCAGCAGCAGCGGTTGTGCATCGCGCGGACGATCGCGGTCGAGCCGCAGGTCGTGTTGATGGACGAGCCCTGCTCGGCGCTCGACCCGATCTCCACGCTGGCGATCGAAGACCTGATGTTCAAGCTGAAGGACCGCTACACGATCATCATCGTGACGCACAACATGCAGCAGGCGGCGCGCGTCTCCGACCGCACGGCGTTCTTCTCCATCGAGCGCACGGGCGACCCCGGCCGCCTGATCGAACACGACTCGACGCAGAAGATCTTCAGCAACCCGAGCCAGAAGAAGACCGAGGACTACATCACCGGCCGCTTCGGCTGA
- a CDS encoding polysaccharide deacetylase family protein has translation MKIGPTTRTIGLVTVIVSAILGSSYLIGHETHEEHARGRSVSGDFDTDAARGARHRGAVDDHTAGATAAGQAKGKPTPTPKADIAPTQSGAPQGGPAPQRQGLPAAPPVPAVFNEQVIVGPGKPPLMPDQAGPFGSRVTTGTLQVALTFDDGPDPKYTPQVLALLDQFEVKATFCLVGEMAAQYPELVKEIVDRGHTLCNHTWNHDTTLGTKSKAAIRADLVRTNDAIHKAVPDAKISYFRHPGGAWTPAAVEVAKELGMSALHWTVDPVDWTVPGEKAIEKVVEKDTVQGSIVLMHDAGGPRDGTVAALKKILPDLQEKQLALAALPPGVDPPKLHGRDLPLHPGQD, from the coding sequence ATGAAGATCGGACCCACCACCCGGACCATCGGGCTGGTCACCGTGATCGTGTCGGCGATCCTCGGCAGTTCCTACCTCATCGGCCACGAAACCCACGAGGAGCACGCACGCGGTAGGTCGGTCAGCGGCGACTTCGACACCGACGCCGCGCGGGGTGCCCGGCACCGCGGCGCCGTCGACGACCACACCGCCGGGGCGACCGCCGCGGGCCAGGCGAAGGGCAAGCCGACCCCGACACCGAAGGCCGACATCGCGCCGACCCAGTCCGGCGCGCCGCAGGGCGGCCCCGCGCCGCAGCGACAGGGCCTGCCGGCCGCACCACCGGTCCCCGCGGTCTTCAACGAGCAGGTCATCGTCGGGCCGGGCAAGCCGCCGCTGATGCCCGACCAGGCCGGGCCGTTTGGCAGCCGGGTCACCACCGGGACCCTCCAGGTCGCGCTGACCTTCGACGACGGCCCGGACCCGAAATACACGCCCCAGGTGCTCGCGCTGCTCGACCAGTTCGAGGTCAAGGCGACGTTCTGCCTGGTCGGCGAGATGGCGGCGCAGTATCCGGAGTTGGTCAAGGAGATCGTCGACCGCGGGCACACGCTCTGCAACCACACCTGGAACCACGACACCACGCTCGGCACCAAGTCGAAGGCCGCGATCCGGGCCGACCTGGTGCGCACCAACGACGCGATCCACAAGGCGGTGCCGGACGCCAAGATCTCCTACTTCCGGCACCCGGGCGGCGCCTGGACCCCGGCCGCCGTCGAGGTGGCCAAGGAGCTGGGCATGTCGGCGCTGCACTGGACGGTGGACCCGGTGGACTGGACCGTGCCGGGGGAGAAGGCCATCGAGAAGGTGGTCGAGAAAGACACCGTGCAGGGCTCGATCGTGCTGATGCACGACGCCGGCGGCCCGCGCGACGGCACGGTCGCCGCGCTCAAGAAGATCCTGCCGGACCTACAGGAGAAGCAACTCGCGCTCGCCGCTCTGCCGCCCGGGGTCGATCCGCCCAAGCTGCACGGTCGGGATCTGCCCCTGCACCCCGGACAGGACTGA
- a CDS encoding winged helix-turn-helix transcriptional regulator, which translates to MEILLLVTARASEPSSVLSALDLLPHSVRTAPRDVRTLVNGPSPDAVLVDARSELSEARATCRMLHATGLGVPLLAVVTEAGLIALNADWGVDDVILASAGPAEVEARLRLAVGRLTNATNAANGLIRGGELTIDPDTYAAKLKGRPLDLTYKEFELLKFLAQHPGRVFTRDQLLREVWGYDYFGGTRTVDVHVRRLRAKLGSEYESMIGTVRQVGYKFVVPPSRSLPDNELLSV; encoded by the coding sequence GTGGAGATCCTGCTGCTGGTGACCGCTCGGGCCAGCGAGCCCTCGAGCGTGTTGTCCGCACTCGACCTGCTGCCGCACTCGGTGCGCACCGCGCCGCGCGACGTGCGCACGCTGGTCAATGGCCCGAGCCCCGACGCCGTCCTGGTCGACGCCCGCTCGGAGCTGTCCGAGGCCCGCGCCACCTGTCGCATGCTGCACGCCACCGGGCTCGGCGTCCCGCTGCTGGCGGTGGTCACCGAGGCCGGCCTGATCGCCCTCAACGCCGACTGGGGCGTCGACGACGTGATCCTGGCCAGTGCCGGCCCGGCCGAGGTCGAGGCCCGGCTGCGGCTCGCGGTCGGCCGGCTGACCAACGCGACCAACGCCGCCAACGGCCTGATCCGCGGCGGCGAGCTGACGATCGACCCCGACACCTACGCGGCCAAGCTCAAGGGCCGCCCGCTCGACCTGACCTACAAGGAGTTCGAGCTGCTCAAGTTCCTTGCCCAGCACCCGGGCCGGGTGTTCACCCGCGACCAGTTGCTGCGCGAGGTCTGGGGCTACGACTACTTCGGTGGCACCCGCACGGTCGACGTGCACGTGCGGCGGCTGCGGGCCAAGCTGGGCTCCGAATACGAGTCGATGATCGGCACCGTCCGCCAGGTCGGCTACAAGTTCGTCGTGCCGCCGTCGCGCTCCCTACCCGACAACGAGCTCCTGTCGGTCTGA
- the pstA gene encoding phosphate ABC transporter permease PstA: MTATAVNTGLPAPGQNPKLRTKKLPNIGLLGIAIVALGLSAAVVLGTGIGNWVLVLVVGLAFYLIGVFIAVQAVEGRRAARNRTWSALIHSAFVLALLPLVSVVWTLVSKGADRLDGDFFNSSMNNIGARDPNGGAYHAIIGTLEQVGIAALITIPLGVLGAIYIVEYGRGRYTFIIRFFVDVMTGIPSIVAGLFVLAFWVLIVSPWFNDGKPAFSGFAAALALSVLMLPTIVRSTEEMLRLVPAPLREGSYALGVPKWKTILKIVIPTALPGIVTGIMLSIARAAGETAPVLLVAGGSAAINFNPFAAQQGSLSLFVFQQAGDASRFAPARAWTAALTLVVLVLVLTIAAKLLARRNRIPR; the protein is encoded by the coding sequence ATGACCGCAACTGCTGTCAACACCGGGTTGCCGGCTCCGGGTCAGAACCCGAAGCTGCGCACGAAGAAGCTGCCCAACATCGGGCTGCTCGGCATCGCGATCGTGGCGCTCGGCCTGTCGGCCGCGGTCGTCCTCGGCACCGGCATCGGCAACTGGGTGCTCGTCCTGGTCGTCGGGCTGGCCTTCTACCTGATCGGCGTCTTCATCGCGGTGCAGGCGGTCGAGGGCCGCCGCGCCGCGCGCAACCGCACCTGGAGCGCGCTGATCCACTCGGCGTTCGTGCTCGCGTTGCTGCCGCTGGTGTCGGTCGTGTGGACCCTGGTCTCCAAGGGCGCCGACCGGCTCGACGGCGACTTCTTCAACTCGTCGATGAACAACATCGGTGCCCGCGACCCCAACGGCGGCGCCTACCACGCGATCATCGGCACGCTGGAGCAGGTCGGCATCGCGGCGCTGATCACCATCCCGCTGGGCGTCCTCGGCGCGATCTACATCGTCGAATACGGCCGCGGCCGCTACACCTTCATCATCCGGTTCTTCGTCGACGTCATGACGGGCATCCCGTCGATCGTCGCCGGCCTGTTCGTCCTGGCGTTCTGGGTGCTGATCGTGTCGCCGTGGTTCAACGACGGCAAGCCGGCCTTCTCCGGCTTCGCGGCCGCCCTGGCGTTGAGCGTACTGATGTTGCCGACGATCGTGCGGTCGACGGAGGAGATGCTGCGCCTGGTGCCCGCACCGCTGCGCGAAGGGTCCTACGCCTTGGGCGTGCCCAAGTGGAAGACGATCCTGAAGATCGTCATCCCGACGGCCCTGCCCGGCATCGTCACCGGCATCATGCTGTCGATCGCCCGCGCGGCCGGCGAGACCGCTCCCGTGCTCCTGGTCGCGGGCGGCAGCGCCGCGATCAACTTCAACCCCTTCGCGGCGCAGCAGGGCTCGCTGTCGCTCTTCGTGTTCCAGCAGGCCGGCGACGCCTCGCGCTTCGCTCCCGCCCGGGCCTGGACGGCAGCGCTCACCCTGGTGGTGCTCGTCCTGGTCCTGACCATCGCGGCGAAGCTGCTCGCCCGCCGCAACCGCATCCCTCGCTAG
- a CDS encoding DUF1772 domain-containing protein: MTDVLTARGGLLALATLATGLAAGLFYTFSVAVMRGLADTDDRTFVLAMRQINIKILNGLFAFSFGGALLFTLVALALNTGGRTVWWITAAAVLYAAQLAVTFGINIPLNNALLAGSDPDRMTDPHGVRVAFEAKWVRWNHVRTWLVIAAFVSLIGALAEYGRSL, encoded by the coding sequence ATGACAGACGTGCTGACCGCCCGCGGCGGCCTCCTCGCGCTGGCGACGCTGGCGACGGGCCTGGCCGCCGGGCTTTTCTACACGTTCTCCGTCGCGGTGATGCGCGGCCTGGCCGACACCGACGACCGCACCTTCGTGCTGGCGATGCGGCAGATCAACATCAAGATCCTCAATGGCCTGTTCGCGTTCTCGTTCGGCGGCGCGTTGCTGTTCACCCTCGTCGCGCTGGCCCTCAACACCGGCGGGCGGACCGTGTGGTGGATCACTGCCGCCGCCGTCCTCTACGCAGCGCAACTCGCCGTCACGTTCGGCATCAACATCCCGCTCAACAACGCGCTGCTGGCCGGATCGGATCCAGACCGGATGACCGACCCACATGGCGTACGCGTCGCGTTCGAAGCGAAATGGGTTCGCTGGAACCACGTACGCACGTGGTTGGTGATAGCCGCGTTCGTCAGCCTGATCGGCGCGCTCGCCGAATATGGCCGGTCACTGTGA
- the mshD gene encoding mycothiol synthase, which yields MTNVERLARLEAADIAAVLDLASQAGDTDGAYPFSEHVVLHIRHGGEQAAVHLAVRDPDGSLVGYAHVDTTDEVEGAAAELVVHPLRRRHGLGRALVNAAIEVADAAGSRSLRLWAHGDHPSAGALAVELGFTRARVLFQMRRSLFAPLPERDLPPGVTLRAFEPGRDDEDWVRVNARAFAHHPDQGRWTIDDLRIRMAEPWFDPAGFLLAVDAASGALLGFHWTKVHGEGGHEHDPIGEVYVLGVDPDAHGRGLGGALTLAGLRYLRSAGLDQAMLYVDESNTAAVKLYTGLGFAVWATDVSYRRSQ from the coding sequence GTGACCAACGTGGAGCGGCTCGCCCGTCTGGAGGCCGCCGACATCGCGGCGGTGCTCGACCTCGCCTCGCAGGCCGGTGACACCGACGGGGCCTACCCGTTCTCCGAGCACGTGGTGCTGCACATCCGGCACGGCGGCGAGCAGGCCGCGGTGCACCTGGCCGTCCGCGACCCCGACGGGTCGCTGGTCGGCTACGCGCACGTCGACACCACCGACGAGGTCGAGGGCGCGGCCGCCGAACTCGTCGTGCACCCGCTGCGCCGCCGGCACGGCCTGGGCCGGGCGCTGGTCAACGCGGCGATCGAGGTGGCCGACGCGGCCGGGTCGCGGTCACTGCGGCTGTGGGCGCACGGCGACCATCCGTCGGCCGGGGCCCTCGCCGTCGAACTCGGCTTCACCCGGGCCCGGGTGCTGTTCCAGATGCGCCGCTCGCTGTTCGCGCCGCTGCCCGAGCGCGACCTGCCGCCGGGGGTCACCCTGCGCGCCTTCGAGCCCGGCCGCGACGACGAAGACTGGGTGCGGGTCAACGCCCGGGCCTTCGCGCACCACCCCGACCAGGGCCGATGGACCATCGACGACCTGCGGATCCGGATGGCCGAGCCGTGGTTCGACCCGGCCGGCTTCCTGCTCGCGGTCGACGCCGCCAGCGGTGCGCTGCTCGGCTTCCACTGGACCAAGGTGCACGGCGAGGGCGGACACGAACACGACCCGATCGGTGAGGTGTACGTGCTCGGGGTCGACCCCGACGCGCACGGTCGCGGGCTGGGCGGCGCGCTGACCCTCGCCGGGCTGCGCTACCTGCGGTCGGCCGGGCTCGATCAGGCGATGCTCTACGTCGACGAGTCCAACACCGCCGCGGTCAAGCTCTACACCGGGCTCGGGTTCGCGGTGTGGGCGACGGATGTGAGCTACCGCCGCTCACAGTGA
- a CDS encoding LmeA family phospholipid-binding protein yields MTTTYYAEETRPRRRRGRRALITLLVLLIVVAGLLIVGDRVAANFAEKKIAEQVSQEVAAQNAQAAPPEVSVGGFPFLTQVLAGKYEKITIVMRDVKGDVNGDSVTLPKLDIVAHDVAASLDTLRKGTGDVVAKTVDGTGTIDYASVTALIDQPGLKLSEREGKLVASAPVEVLGQRFTVNGSAELSVKGKQIQLKFADATAEGLPAVPLAQQVVNNFVKQISINVDVPTLPFQMVLKEVRATPEGLAVTATANDVPISS; encoded by the coding sequence GTGACCACCACCTACTACGCGGAGGAAACCCGCCCACGCCGCCGCCGCGGGCGACGCGCGTTGATCACGCTGCTGGTGCTGCTGATCGTGGTTGCCGGGCTCCTGATCGTGGGTGACCGGGTGGCCGCCAACTTCGCTGAGAAGAAGATCGCCGAGCAGGTCAGCCAGGAGGTCGCCGCCCAGAACGCGCAGGCGGCACCGCCGGAGGTCAGCGTCGGCGGGTTCCCGTTCCTGACCCAGGTCCTGGCCGGCAAATACGAGAAGATCACGATCGTCATGCGCGACGTGAAGGGCGACGTCAACGGCGACTCGGTCACCCTGCCGAAGCTCGACATCGTGGCGCACGACGTGGCCGCCTCGCTCGACACGCTGCGCAAGGGCACCGGCGACGTGGTCGCGAAGACCGTCGACGGCACCGGCACGATCGACTACGCCAGCGTGACCGCCCTGATCGACCAGCCCGGCCTCAAGCTCTCGGAGCGCGAGGGCAAGCTGGTGGCCAGCGCGCCGGTCGAGGTGCTGGGCCAGCGGTTCACCGTCAACGGCTCGGCCGAGCTTTCGGTCAAGGGCAAGCAGATCCAGCTCAAGTTCGCCGACGCCACCGCCGAGGGGCTGCCCGCCGTGCCGCTCGCCCAACAGGTGGTCAACAACTTCGTCAAGCAGATCTCGATCAACGTGGATGTGCCGACACTGCCGTTCCAGATGGTGCTCAAAGAGGTGCGTGCCACCCCTGAGGGGCTGGCCGTGACCGCGACCGCCAACGACGTGCCCATCAGCTCGTGA
- the pstC gene encoding phosphate ABC transporter permease subunit PstC produces the protein MADRHSRSADVNTGGPGVTSSHARPAGATASTGVLDGQPGGNAPVPPDFRTNGGGLGGGGALPRRKGFGAESVFRATTLAAGTMVLIIIVAITVFLIAKAVPALRADDANFLTTKEWFANDTPARFGIAALAYGTVITAVIALVVAVPIALGIALYLSHYAHKRIATTLGFLIDLLAAVPSVVFGLWGLIVFVQPVRDFSVWLNKYFSWLPLFGGDGPFGRSLMLGGLVLAIMVLPIITSLSREVFMQTPTANEEAAWALGSTKWEMIRTAVLPYGRPGVIASVMLGLGRALGETIALAMTLGFLNEISPNLIKNGGNTIAANIANGFGEAGEIGRGALIASGLVLFTITLIVNMIARAIIYRRREFTESAA, from the coding sequence ATGGCCGACAGGCACTCCCGCTCGGCCGACGTCAACACCGGGGGGCCGGGCGTGACTTCCAGTCACGCCCGGCCCGCCGGTGCAACGGCGTCGACCGGCGTTCTCGACGGGCAACCGGGTGGCAACGCCCCGGTGCCGCCAGACTTCCGCACCAACGGTGGTGGCCTGGGCGGCGGCGGAGCACTGCCGCGGCGCAAGGGCTTCGGCGCCGAGTCCGTGTTCCGTGCCACGACCCTGGCCGCCGGCACGATGGTGCTGATCATCATCGTGGCGATCACCGTCTTCCTGATCGCGAAGGCGGTTCCCGCCCTTCGCGCCGACGACGCCAACTTCCTGACGACCAAAGAGTGGTTCGCCAACGACACGCCGGCTCGCTTCGGCATCGCGGCGCTCGCCTACGGCACGGTCATCACCGCGGTGATCGCCCTGGTCGTCGCCGTGCCGATCGCGCTCGGCATCGCGCTCTACCTCTCGCACTACGCGCACAAGCGGATCGCGACCACGCTCGGGTTCCTGATCGACCTGCTGGCCGCCGTGCCCAGTGTGGTGTTCGGCCTCTGGGGCCTGATCGTCTTCGTCCAGCCGGTCCGCGACTTCTCGGTCTGGCTCAACAAATACTTCAGCTGGCTGCCGCTGTTCGGCGGCGACGGGCCGTTCGGCCGCTCCCTGATGCTCGGTGGGCTGGTCCTGGCGATCATGGTGCTGCCGATCATCACCTCGCTGTCCCGCGAGGTGTTCATGCAGACACCGACCGCCAACGAAGAAGCGGCCTGGGCACTCGGTTCGACCAAGTGGGAAATGATCCGCACCGCGGTCCTGCCCTACGGGCGGCCCGGCGTGATCGCCTCCGTGATGCTCGGCCTCGGCCGCGCGCTCGGCGAGACCATCGCGCTGGCGATGACCCTCGGCTTCCTCAACGAGATCTCGCCCAACCTGATCAAGAACGGCGGCAACACGATCGCCGCCAACATCGCCAACGGCTTCGGCGAGGCCGGCGAGATCGGCCGCGGCGCGCTCATCGCGTCCGGTCTGGTGCTCTTCACGATCACCCTCATCGTCAACATGATTGCCCGGGCGATCATTTACCGGCGTCGCGAGTTCACGGAGTCCGCCGCATGA
- the pstS gene encoding phosphate ABC transporter substrate-binding protein PstS, which yields MKLQRHGLIACLALTAAITLSACGSDNESPSTPAASGGASTAAADCASGTLNLFGSSAQKNAMDEWRKAYQTQCSGTTINYEPNGSGAGIQSFIAGTADFAGSDSALKDDEQPKADARCASGPAIHLPMVIGPIAVAYNLPGVDGLQLKPDTLAKIFNGSIKKWDDPAIKADNASATLPSTAIQTVHRSDESGTTDNFTKYLSTVAASDWTFGNAKAWKAPGGTGSKGSDGVAGSVKSTEGSIAYMEWSFAENGGLSKAKIQNGNGEFTELTAEAAGKTIAGAEVTGTGDDLKLKIDYATKTPGAYPIVLATYEVVCSKGTPADKLALVKGFLTYAASAEGQGSLTELGYAPLPSEVQTKVQASIKNLA from the coding sequence GTGAAGCTCCAGCGGCACGGCCTCATCGCCTGCCTCGCTCTGACGGCGGCAATCACGCTCAGCGCGTGCGGCTCCGACAACGAGTCGCCCAGCACGCCGGCGGCGAGCGGCGGCGCCTCGACCGCGGCAGCCGACTGCGCTTCGGGCACGCTCAACTTGTTTGGCTCCTCGGCCCAGAAGAACGCCATGGACGAGTGGCGCAAGGCCTACCAGACGCAGTGCAGCGGCACGACGATCAACTACGAGCCCAACGGCTCGGGCGCTGGTATCCAGTCGTTCATCGCCGGCACGGCCGACTTCGCGGGTTCCGACTCGGCGCTCAAGGACGACGAGCAGCCGAAGGCCGACGCCCGGTGCGCCTCCGGCCCGGCGATCCACCTCCCGATGGTGATCGGCCCGATCGCGGTCGCCTACAACCTCCCCGGCGTCGACGGCCTGCAGCTCAAGCCCGACACCCTGGCGAAGATCTTCAACGGCTCCATCAAGAAGTGGGACGACCCGGCGATCAAGGCCGACAACGCGAGCGCCACGCTCCCGTCGACCGCGATCCAGACCGTGCACCGTTCCGACGAGTCGGGCACGACCGACAACTTCACCAAATACCTGAGCACCGTCGCCGCGTCCGACTGGACCTTCGGCAACGCCAAGGCCTGGAAGGCCCCGGGCGGCACCGGCTCCAAGGGCTCCGACGGCGTGGCCGGCTCGGTGAAGAGCACCGAAGGCTCGATCGCCTACATGGAGTGGTCGTTCGCGGAGAACGGCGGCCTGTCCAAGGCCAAGATCCAGAACGGCAACGGTGAGTTCACCGAGCTGACCGCCGAGGCGGCCGGCAAGACCATCGCGGGCGCCGAGGTCACCGGCACCGGCGACGACCTGAAGCTGAAGATCGACTATGCCACCAAGACCCCGGGTGCCTACCCGATCGTCCTGGCGACGTACGAGGTCGTCTGCAGCAAGGGCACCCCGGCCGACAAGCTCGCGCTGGTCAAGGGCTTCCTGACCTACGCGGCCAGCGCCGAGGGCCAGGGCTCGCTGACCGAGCTTGGCTACGCGCCGCTGCCGTCCGAGGTCCAGACCAAGGTTCAGGCCTCGATCAAGAACCTGGCCTGA
- a CDS encoding sulfurtransferase — translation MSRDTALVSADWAEKNLGASGVVFVEVDEDTSAYEGGHLPGAIKLDWKTDLQDPVRRDFVNKEQFEALLSARGIGNDDTVVLYGGNNNWFAAYAYWYFKLYGHGDVKLLDGGRKKWELDARPLVKDAVAREQTAYSAQEPDTAIRAFRDEVVNAIGTQNLVDVRSPDEYAGRLLAPAHLPQEQAQRAGHIPTAVSVPWSKAANEDGTFKTDDDLRAIYAAAGLDESKDTIAYCRIGERSSHTWFVLKELLGHSNVKNYDGSWTEYGSLVGVPVALGDEPGKA, via the coding sequence ATGAGTCGCGACACCGCACTCGTATCGGCCGACTGGGCCGAGAAGAACCTCGGCGCCTCGGGCGTGGTCTTCGTCGAGGTCGACGAAGACACCAGCGCCTACGAGGGCGGCCACCTGCCCGGCGCGATCAAGCTCGACTGGAAGACCGACCTCCAGGACCCGGTCCGCCGGGACTTCGTCAACAAGGAGCAGTTCGAAGCGCTGCTCTCGGCCCGGGGCATCGGCAACGACGACACCGTCGTGCTCTACGGCGGCAACAACAACTGGTTCGCCGCCTACGCCTACTGGTACTTCAAGCTCTACGGCCACGGCGACGTCAAGCTGCTCGACGGTGGCCGCAAGAAGTGGGAGCTCGACGCCCGGCCGCTGGTCAAGGACGCCGTCGCCCGCGAGCAGACCGCCTACTCGGCGCAGGAGCCCGACACCGCCATCCGCGCGTTCCGCGACGAGGTCGTCAACGCGATCGGCACGCAGAACCTGGTCGACGTCCGCTCGCCCGACGAATACGCCGGTCGGCTGCTGGCACCGGCCCACCTCCCGCAGGAGCAGGCCCAGCGGGCCGGCCACATCCCGACCGCCGTGTCGGTGCCGTGGTCCAAGGCCGCCAACGAAGACGGCACCTTCAAGACCGACGACGACCTGCGCGCCATCTATGCGGCCGCGGGCCTCGACGAGAGCAAGGACACGATCGCCTACTGCCGCATCGGCGAGCGGTCGTCGCACACCTGGTTCGTGCTCAAGGAGCTGCTCGGCCACTCCAACGTGAAGAACTACGACGGCTCCTGGACCGAATACGGCTCGCTGGTCGGCGTGCCGGTCGCCCTGGGCGACGAGCCGGGGAAGGCGTGA
- a CDS encoding Ms5788A family Cys-rich leader peptide — MGTLLTKRRAVDLCRVATCLCCPVI; from the coding sequence ATGGGGACGCTCCTCACCAAACGGCGCGCGGTCGACCTGTGCCGCGTGGCCACCTGCCTGTGTTGCCCCGTCATCTGA